A region from the Ctenopharyngodon idella isolate HZGC_01 chromosome 13, HZGC01, whole genome shotgun sequence genome encodes:
- the LOC127524721 gene encoding calpastatin isoform X12: MGQIITWIRGTRDQPALQDVAVEQQVLLTGYNHIESQQVTPTTTSQVSTAKPAQYEVQVEVGPPGAKVSTEDVDPFDALSGTLPSSQPLAPKVPKYTGPEITEPNIKPEKGVLCGERDDTLPPGYRKEDMEKKIPAGAPEKPKDVPKPISTDDALESLSSGFVSSAPPKKTDVKTETIGAVDVRSAGMSNFAPPPPSQQKQPATSQPATVTKSPAPPADKKAKLEISTQSTKPKTDESDSMSLDALSALGDTLGAPEPPKKSPELKPGQIVDEKKQTSEKGVLVGEREDTLPPGYRFSEEELMKYPPPKKEPSLNTDDALDILSEGFTAPVAAPVVKASVPPAQEKKKPDAVPEKTKDLPKETKKPDAVPEKTKDVPKETKKPAGVPEKTKDVPKHKVDEFSALDALAGDFVAPAQSASKVSSAAPKNVIPPGPKQKPETDEDAFSALGDTLGAPEPPKKQPELKPGDIVHEKDVTSEKRARDGEREDTLPPGYRFSEEELKKYPPPEKEPSLDPTEALDILSGDFTSPTVLSVPTPPVCSSSKPPAKHSDSASDFALDALAGDFVAPSSASKVQSAVSGPPHADRQLSEGTSSALDALSDTLGDIKAAPEPAPVPPKAIVKEKDIVEEKVSKPGERDDSLPPEYRFSEEERKAFISAKQKDVKPKQTSIDDTTALDMLSSDFSAVPAVKPSAPDAKHFIPEPTPPTHKATGPVLDELAGKLIPNLTDPKAKDSKPKAKGGKPKSKPKKQSVEDSSATDKQPGKVSSDVVPSSSTKGGNR; this comes from the exons TCTCAGCAGGTCACACCCACCACAACATCTCAGGTCTCCACAGCGAAACCTGCACAATATGAG GTGCAAGTGGAAGTGGGTCCTCCAGGAGCTAAAGTCAGTACGGAG GATGTAGATCCATTTGATGCCCTGTCTGGCACTTTACCATCATCACAACCTCTGGCTCCTAAAGTCCCAAAATACACTGGACCAGAGATTACAGAG CCAAATATAAAACCAGAGAAGGGTGTTTTGTGTGGTGAGAGAGATGACACACTGCCGCCCGGATACAGAAAGGAAGACATG gAAAAGAAAATACCTGCTGGAGCTCCTGAGAAGCCTAAAGATGTTCCAAAG CCAATAAGCACAGACGATGCGCTGGAGTCCCTCTCTTCTGGGTTTGTGTCTTCAGCTCCTCCTAAGAAGACAGATGTG AAAACTGAAACGATAGGAGCAGTCGATGTTCGTTCAGCAGGCATGTCCAACTTTGCTCCCCCTCCACCCTCTCAGCAG AAACAACCGGCGACGTCTCAACCTGCTACTGTAACTAAATCACCTGCTCCACCGGCTGACAAGAAAGCCAAACTGGAGATCTCCACACAATCTACTAAACCAAAGACAGATGAG TCAGACTCCATGTCGCTGGACGCTCTCAGCGCATTGGGCGACACACTGGGCGCTCCAGAACCACCCAAAAAATCACCTGAACTCAAACCTGGGCAGATAGTTGAT GAGAAGAAACAGACATCAGAGAAGGGTGTTCTTGTCGGGGAGAGAGAGGACACACTCCCACCAGGTTACAGATTCTCAGAGGAAGAGCTTATGAAATATCCTCCTCCTAAAAAAGAG CCCTCACTGAACACAGATGATGCACTGGACATTCTTTCTGAAGGTTTCACGGCCCCCGTGGCAGCACCTGTTGTTAAGGCATCTGTTCCTCCTGCACAG GAAAAGAAGAAACCTGATGCGGTTCCTGAGAAGACTAAAGATCTTCCTAAG GAAACAAAGAAGCCTGATGCGGTTCCTGAGAAGACTAAAGACGTTCCCAAG GAAACAAAGAAGCCTGCTGGGGTTCCTGAGAAGACTAAAGACGTTCCCAAG CATAAAGtggatgaattttcagcactgGATGCTCTGGCAGGTGATTTCGTGGCTCCCGCACAGTCTGCTTCTAAG GTTTCTTCAGCTGCTCCTAAAAACGTTATCCCTCCAGGCCCTAAGCAAAAACCAGAGACAGATGAG GATGCTTTCAGCGCTCTGGGCGACACACTGGGTGCACCAGAACCACCGAAAAAACAACCTGAACTCAAACCTGGGGACATCGTTCAT GAGaaggatgtgacatcagaaaagCGTGCTCGTGACGGGGAGAGAGAGGACACACTCCCACCAGGTTACAGATTCTCAGAGGAAGAGCTTAAGAAATATCCTCCTCCTGAGAAAGAG CCTTCCCTAGACCCTACTGAAGCTCTGGATATTCTGTCTGGAGATTTTACCAGCCCCACTGTCCTATCTGTTCCCACTCCCCCTGTTTGTTCTTCCTCTAAGCCTCCTGCTAAG CATTCAGATTCAGCTTCAGATTTTGCTTTAGATGCTCTTGCAGGTGATTTTGTCGCTCCTTCTTCTGCATCCAAAGTTCAGTCTGCTGTTTCTGGCCCTCCACATGCTGACAGACAG TTGTCAGAAGGTACCTCATCAGCTTTGGATGCCCTCTCAGACACTCTAGGAGACATAAAAGCAGCCCCTGAGCCCGCCCCTGTCCCGCCTAAAGCCATAGTTAAG GAAAAGGATATAGTGGAGGAGAAAGTTAGTAAACCAGGTGAGAGAGACGACAGCCTTCCACCAGAATATAGGTTCTCAGAGGAAGAACGCAAG GCATTTATATCAGCAAAGCAGAAAGACGTCAAACCAAAGCAG ACATCAATCGATGACACAACGGCCCTTGACATGCTGTCTAGTGATTTTTCTGCAGTACCGGCTGTGAAGCCCTCCGCACCTGATGCCAAACACTTCATCCCTGAACCAACACCGCCAACCCATAAG GCAACAGGTCcagtgttggatgagctggcaGGCAAATTGATTCCCAACCTGACTGATCCCAAAGCCAAAGACAGCAAACCAAAG GCAAAGGGGGGCAAACCAAAGTCTAAACCAAAG AAACAGTCAGTAGAAGATTCCTCAGCCACAGACAAGCAGCCCGGTAAAGTGAGCTCAGATGTGGTGCCTTCATCTTCCACAAAGGGCGGAAACAGATAG
- the LOC127524721 gene encoding calpastatin isoform X8 — MSQQVTPTTTSQVSTAKPAQYEKGPTQSSTAAAAVKPGTSPATPAAPSVAASTAGAAGGGGPATTQKGPSQVTPQATVSKPTPATSAKVPTVSSATGPAGTTGGTGVKPTDPVKDKAQSTTVPSSKPGPAKVDPAVGKPSATAGAQKQTSAQKVQVEVGPPGAKVSTEDVDPFDALSGTLPSSQPLAPKVPKYTGPEITEPNIKPEKGVLCGERDDTLPPGYRKEDMEKKIPAGAPEKPKDVPKPISTDDALESLSSGFVSSAPPKKTDVKTETIGAVDVRSAGMSNFAPPPPSQQKQPATSQPATVTKSPAPPADKKAKLEISTQSTKPKTDESDSMSLDALSALGDTLGAPEPPKKSPELKPGQIVDEKKQTSEKGVLVGEREDTLPPGYRFSEEELMKYPPPKKEPSLNTDDALDILSEGFTAPVAAPVVKASVPPAQEKKKPDAVPEKTKDLPKETKKPDAVPEKTKDVPKETKKPAGVPEKTKDVPKHKVDEFSALDALAGDFVAPAQSASKVSSAAPKNVIPPGPKQKPETDEDAFSALGDTLGAPEPPKKQPELKPGDIVHEKDVTSEKRARDGEREDTLPPGYRFSEEELKKYPPPEKEPSLDPTEALDILSGDFTSPTVLSVPTPPVCSSSKPPAKHSDSASDFALDALAGDFVAPSSASKVQSAVSGPPHADRQLSEGTSSALDALSDTLGDIKAAPEPAPVPPKAIVKEKDIVEEKVSKPGERDDSLPPEYRFSEEERKAFISAKQKDVKPKQTSIDDTTALDMLSSDFSAVPAVKPSAPDAKHFIPEPTPPTHKATGPVLDELAGKLIPNLTDPKAKDSKPKAKGGKPKSKPKKQSVEDSSATDKQPGKVSSDVVPSSSTKGGNR, encoded by the exons ATG TCTCAGCAGGTCACACCCACCACAACATCTCAGGTCTCCACAGCGAAACCTGCACAATATGAG AAAGGACCTACACAATCGTCTACTGCAGCCGCAGCTGTTAAACCCGGCACCAGCCCTGCAACCCCAGCAGCTCCTTCAGTAGCTGCATCTACTGCGGGAGCTGCAGGTGGTGGAGGCCCCGCCACCACTCAGAAAGGACCTTCTCAAGTCACGCCACAG GCGACAGTCTCTAAACCCACACCTGCGACTTCTGCTAAAGTCCCAACTGTGAGCTCCGCTACTGGACCTGCTGGAACGACAGGTGGAACAGGAGTGAAGCCTACAGACCCTGTGAAAGACAAGGCCCAG AGTACAACCGTTCCTTCATCCAAACCGGGACCTGCTAAAGTGGATCCGGCTGTTGGAAAGCCCTCAGCCACGGCTGGTGCCCAAAAGCAAACAAGCGCTCAAAAG GTGCAAGTGGAAGTGGGTCCTCCAGGAGCTAAAGTCAGTACGGAG GATGTAGATCCATTTGATGCCCTGTCTGGCACTTTACCATCATCACAACCTCTGGCTCCTAAAGTCCCAAAATACACTGGACCAGAGATTACAGAG CCAAATATAAAACCAGAGAAGGGTGTTTTGTGTGGTGAGAGAGATGACACACTGCCGCCCGGATACAGAAAGGAAGACATG gAAAAGAAAATACCTGCTGGAGCTCCTGAGAAGCCTAAAGATGTTCCAAAG CCAATAAGCACAGACGATGCGCTGGAGTCCCTCTCTTCTGGGTTTGTGTCTTCAGCTCCTCCTAAGAAGACAGATGTG AAAACTGAAACGATAGGAGCAGTCGATGTTCGTTCAGCAGGCATGTCCAACTTTGCTCCCCCTCCACCCTCTCAGCAG AAACAACCGGCGACGTCTCAACCTGCTACTGTAACTAAATCACCTGCTCCACCGGCTGACAAGAAAGCCAAACTGGAGATCTCCACACAATCTACTAAACCAAAGACAGATGAG TCAGACTCCATGTCGCTGGACGCTCTCAGCGCATTGGGCGACACACTGGGCGCTCCAGAACCACCCAAAAAATCACCTGAACTCAAACCTGGGCAGATAGTTGAT GAGAAGAAACAGACATCAGAGAAGGGTGTTCTTGTCGGGGAGAGAGAGGACACACTCCCACCAGGTTACAGATTCTCAGAGGAAGAGCTTATGAAATATCCTCCTCCTAAAAAAGAG CCCTCACTGAACACAGATGATGCACTGGACATTCTTTCTGAAGGTTTCACGGCCCCCGTGGCAGCACCTGTTGTTAAGGCATCTGTTCCTCCTGCACAG GAAAAGAAGAAACCTGATGCGGTTCCTGAGAAGACTAAAGATCTTCCTAAG GAAACAAAGAAGCCTGATGCGGTTCCTGAGAAGACTAAAGACGTTCCCAAG GAAACAAAGAAGCCTGCTGGGGTTCCTGAGAAGACTAAAGACGTTCCCAAG CATAAAGtggatgaattttcagcactgGATGCTCTGGCAGGTGATTTCGTGGCTCCCGCACAGTCTGCTTCTAAG GTTTCTTCAGCTGCTCCTAAAAACGTTATCCCTCCAGGCCCTAAGCAAAAACCAGAGACAGATGAG GATGCTTTCAGCGCTCTGGGCGACACACTGGGTGCACCAGAACCACCGAAAAAACAACCTGAACTCAAACCTGGGGACATCGTTCAT GAGaaggatgtgacatcagaaaagCGTGCTCGTGACGGGGAGAGAGAGGACACACTCCCACCAGGTTACAGATTCTCAGAGGAAGAGCTTAAGAAATATCCTCCTCCTGAGAAAGAG CCTTCCCTAGACCCTACTGAAGCTCTGGATATTCTGTCTGGAGATTTTACCAGCCCCACTGTCCTATCTGTTCCCACTCCCCCTGTTTGTTCTTCCTCTAAGCCTCCTGCTAAG CATTCAGATTCAGCTTCAGATTTTGCTTTAGATGCTCTTGCAGGTGATTTTGTCGCTCCTTCTTCTGCATCCAAAGTTCAGTCTGCTGTTTCTGGCCCTCCACATGCTGACAGACAG TTGTCAGAAGGTACCTCATCAGCTTTGGATGCCCTCTCAGACACTCTAGGAGACATAAAAGCAGCCCCTGAGCCCGCCCCTGTCCCGCCTAAAGCCATAGTTAAG GAAAAGGATATAGTGGAGGAGAAAGTTAGTAAACCAGGTGAGAGAGACGACAGCCTTCCACCAGAATATAGGTTCTCAGAGGAAGAACGCAAG GCATTTATATCAGCAAAGCAGAAAGACGTCAAACCAAAGCAG ACATCAATCGATGACACAACGGCCCTTGACATGCTGTCTAGTGATTTTTCTGCAGTACCGGCTGTGAAGCCCTCCGCACCTGATGCCAAACACTTCATCCCTGAACCAACACCGCCAACCCATAAG GCAACAGGTCcagtgttggatgagctggcaGGCAAATTGATTCCCAACCTGACTGATCCCAAAGCCAAAGACAGCAAACCAAAG GCAAAGGGGGGCAAACCAAAGTCTAAACCAAAG AAACAGTCAGTAGAAGATTCCTCAGCCACAGACAAGCAGCCCGGTAAAGTGAGCTCAGATGTGGTGCCTTCATCTTCCACAAAGGGCGGAAACAGATAG
- the LOC127524721 gene encoding calpastatin isoform X9 — protein sequence MGQIITWIRGTRDQPALQDVAVEQQVLLTGYNHIESQQVTPTTTSQVSTAKPAQYEKGPTQSSTAAAAVKPGTSPATPAAPSVAASTAGAAGGGGPATTQKGPSQVTPQATVSKPTPATSAKVPTVSSATGPAGTTGGTGVKPTDPVKDKAQVQVEVGPPGAKVSTEDVDPFDALSGTLPSSQPLAPKVPKYTGPEITEPNIKPEKGVLCGERDDTLPPGYRKEDMEKKIPAGAPEKPKDVPKPISTDDALESLSSGFVSSAPPKKTDVKTETIGAVDVRSAGMSNFAPPPPSQQKQPATSQPATVTKSPAPPADKKAKLEISTQSTKPKTDESDSMSLDALSALGDTLGAPEPPKKSPELKPGQIVDEKKQTSEKGVLVGEREDTLPPGYRFSEEELMKYPPPKKEPSLNTDDALDILSEGFTAPVAAPVVKASVPPAQEKKKPDAVPEKTKDLPKETKKPDAVPEKTKDVPKETKKPAGVPEKTKDVPKHKVDEFSALDALAGDFVAPAQSASKVSSAAPKNVIPPGPKQKPETDEDAFSALGDTLGAPEPPKKQPELKPGDIVHEKDVTSEKRARDGEREDTLPPGYRFSEEELKKYPPPEKEPSLDPTEALDILSGDFTSPTVLSVPTPPVCSSSKPPAKHSDSASDFALDALAGDFVAPSSASKVQSAVSGPPHADRQLSEGTSSALDALSDTLGDIKAAPEPAPVPPKAIVKEKDIVEEKVSKPGERDDSLPPEYRFSEEERKAFISAKQKDVKPKQTSIDDTTALDMLSSDFSAVPAVKPSAPDAKHFIPEPTPPTHKATGPVLDELAGKLIPNLTDPKAKDSKPKAKGGKPKSKPKKQSVEDSSATDKQPGKVSSDVVPSSSTKGGNR from the exons TCTCAGCAGGTCACACCCACCACAACATCTCAGGTCTCCACAGCGAAACCTGCACAATATGAG AAAGGACCTACACAATCGTCTACTGCAGCCGCAGCTGTTAAACCCGGCACCAGCCCTGCAACCCCAGCAGCTCCTTCAGTAGCTGCATCTACTGCGGGAGCTGCAGGTGGTGGAGGCCCCGCCACCACTCAGAAAGGACCTTCTCAAGTCACGCCACAG GCGACAGTCTCTAAACCCACACCTGCGACTTCTGCTAAAGTCCCAACTGTGAGCTCCGCTACTGGACCTGCTGGAACGACAGGTGGAACAGGAGTGAAGCCTACAGACCCTGTGAAAGACAAGGCCCAG GTGCAAGTGGAAGTGGGTCCTCCAGGAGCTAAAGTCAGTACGGAG GATGTAGATCCATTTGATGCCCTGTCTGGCACTTTACCATCATCACAACCTCTGGCTCCTAAAGTCCCAAAATACACTGGACCAGAGATTACAGAG CCAAATATAAAACCAGAGAAGGGTGTTTTGTGTGGTGAGAGAGATGACACACTGCCGCCCGGATACAGAAAGGAAGACATG gAAAAGAAAATACCTGCTGGAGCTCCTGAGAAGCCTAAAGATGTTCCAAAG CCAATAAGCACAGACGATGCGCTGGAGTCCCTCTCTTCTGGGTTTGTGTCTTCAGCTCCTCCTAAGAAGACAGATGTG AAAACTGAAACGATAGGAGCAGTCGATGTTCGTTCAGCAGGCATGTCCAACTTTGCTCCCCCTCCACCCTCTCAGCAG AAACAACCGGCGACGTCTCAACCTGCTACTGTAACTAAATCACCTGCTCCACCGGCTGACAAGAAAGCCAAACTGGAGATCTCCACACAATCTACTAAACCAAAGACAGATGAG TCAGACTCCATGTCGCTGGACGCTCTCAGCGCATTGGGCGACACACTGGGCGCTCCAGAACCACCCAAAAAATCACCTGAACTCAAACCTGGGCAGATAGTTGAT GAGAAGAAACAGACATCAGAGAAGGGTGTTCTTGTCGGGGAGAGAGAGGACACACTCCCACCAGGTTACAGATTCTCAGAGGAAGAGCTTATGAAATATCCTCCTCCTAAAAAAGAG CCCTCACTGAACACAGATGATGCACTGGACATTCTTTCTGAAGGTTTCACGGCCCCCGTGGCAGCACCTGTTGTTAAGGCATCTGTTCCTCCTGCACAG GAAAAGAAGAAACCTGATGCGGTTCCTGAGAAGACTAAAGATCTTCCTAAG GAAACAAAGAAGCCTGATGCGGTTCCTGAGAAGACTAAAGACGTTCCCAAG GAAACAAAGAAGCCTGCTGGGGTTCCTGAGAAGACTAAAGACGTTCCCAAG CATAAAGtggatgaattttcagcactgGATGCTCTGGCAGGTGATTTCGTGGCTCCCGCACAGTCTGCTTCTAAG GTTTCTTCAGCTGCTCCTAAAAACGTTATCCCTCCAGGCCCTAAGCAAAAACCAGAGACAGATGAG GATGCTTTCAGCGCTCTGGGCGACACACTGGGTGCACCAGAACCACCGAAAAAACAACCTGAACTCAAACCTGGGGACATCGTTCAT GAGaaggatgtgacatcagaaaagCGTGCTCGTGACGGGGAGAGAGAGGACACACTCCCACCAGGTTACAGATTCTCAGAGGAAGAGCTTAAGAAATATCCTCCTCCTGAGAAAGAG CCTTCCCTAGACCCTACTGAAGCTCTGGATATTCTGTCTGGAGATTTTACCAGCCCCACTGTCCTATCTGTTCCCACTCCCCCTGTTTGTTCTTCCTCTAAGCCTCCTGCTAAG CATTCAGATTCAGCTTCAGATTTTGCTTTAGATGCTCTTGCAGGTGATTTTGTCGCTCCTTCTTCTGCATCCAAAGTTCAGTCTGCTGTTTCTGGCCCTCCACATGCTGACAGACAG TTGTCAGAAGGTACCTCATCAGCTTTGGATGCCCTCTCAGACACTCTAGGAGACATAAAAGCAGCCCCTGAGCCCGCCCCTGTCCCGCCTAAAGCCATAGTTAAG GAAAAGGATATAGTGGAGGAGAAAGTTAGTAAACCAGGTGAGAGAGACGACAGCCTTCCACCAGAATATAGGTTCTCAGAGGAAGAACGCAAG GCATTTATATCAGCAAAGCAGAAAGACGTCAAACCAAAGCAG ACATCAATCGATGACACAACGGCCCTTGACATGCTGTCTAGTGATTTTTCTGCAGTACCGGCTGTGAAGCCCTCCGCACCTGATGCCAAACACTTCATCCCTGAACCAACACCGCCAACCCATAAG GCAACAGGTCcagtgttggatgagctggcaGGCAAATTGATTCCCAACCTGACTGATCCCAAAGCCAAAGACAGCAAACCAAAG GCAAAGGGGGGCAAACCAAAGTCTAAACCAAAG AAACAGTCAGTAGAAGATTCCTCAGCCACAGACAAGCAGCCCGGTAAAGTGAGCTCAGATGTGGTGCCTTCATCTTCCACAAAGGGCGGAAACAGATAG
- the LOC127524721 gene encoding calpastatin isoform X16, giving the protein MSQQVTPTTTSQVSTAKPAQYEVQVEVGPPGAKVSTEDVDPFDALSGTLPSSQPLAPKVPKYTGPEITEPNIKPEKGVLCGERDDTLPPGYRKEDMEKKIPAGAPEKPKDVPKPISTDDALESLSSGFVSSAPPKKTDVKTETIGAVDVRSAGMSNFAPPPPSQQKQPATSQPATVTKSPAPPADKKAKLEISTQSTKPKTDESDSMSLDALSALGDTLGAPEPPKKSPELKPGQIVDEKKQTSEKGVLVGEREDTLPPGYRFSEEELMKYPPPKKEPSLNTDDALDILSEGFTAPVAAPVVKASVPPAQEKKKPDAVPEKTKDLPKETKKPDAVPEKTKDVPKETKKPAGVPEKTKDVPKHKVDEFSALDALAGDFVAPAQSASKVSSAAPKNVIPPGPKQKPETDEDAFSALGDTLGAPEPPKKQPELKPGDIVHEKDVTSEKRARDGEREDTLPPGYRFSEEELKKYPPPEKEPSLDPTEALDILSGDFTSPTVLSVPTPPVCSSSKPPAKHSDSASDFALDALAGDFVAPSSASKVQSAVSGPPHADRQLSEGTSSALDALSDTLGDIKAAPEPAPVPPKAIVKEKDIVEEKVSKPGERDDSLPPEYRFSEEERKAFISAKQKDVKPKQTSIDDTTALDMLSSDFSAVPAVKPSAPDAKHFIPEPTPPTHKATGPVLDELAGKLIPNLTDPKAKDSKPKAKGGKPKSKPKKQSVEDSSATDKQPGKVSSDVVPSSSTKGGNR; this is encoded by the exons ATG TCTCAGCAGGTCACACCCACCACAACATCTCAGGTCTCCACAGCGAAACCTGCACAATATGAG GTGCAAGTGGAAGTGGGTCCTCCAGGAGCTAAAGTCAGTACGGAG GATGTAGATCCATTTGATGCCCTGTCTGGCACTTTACCATCATCACAACCTCTGGCTCCTAAAGTCCCAAAATACACTGGACCAGAGATTACAGAG CCAAATATAAAACCAGAGAAGGGTGTTTTGTGTGGTGAGAGAGATGACACACTGCCGCCCGGATACAGAAAGGAAGACATG gAAAAGAAAATACCTGCTGGAGCTCCTGAGAAGCCTAAAGATGTTCCAAAG CCAATAAGCACAGACGATGCGCTGGAGTCCCTCTCTTCTGGGTTTGTGTCTTCAGCTCCTCCTAAGAAGACAGATGTG AAAACTGAAACGATAGGAGCAGTCGATGTTCGTTCAGCAGGCATGTCCAACTTTGCTCCCCCTCCACCCTCTCAGCAG AAACAACCGGCGACGTCTCAACCTGCTACTGTAACTAAATCACCTGCTCCACCGGCTGACAAGAAAGCCAAACTGGAGATCTCCACACAATCTACTAAACCAAAGACAGATGAG TCAGACTCCATGTCGCTGGACGCTCTCAGCGCATTGGGCGACACACTGGGCGCTCCAGAACCACCCAAAAAATCACCTGAACTCAAACCTGGGCAGATAGTTGAT GAGAAGAAACAGACATCAGAGAAGGGTGTTCTTGTCGGGGAGAGAGAGGACACACTCCCACCAGGTTACAGATTCTCAGAGGAAGAGCTTATGAAATATCCTCCTCCTAAAAAAGAG CCCTCACTGAACACAGATGATGCACTGGACATTCTTTCTGAAGGTTTCACGGCCCCCGTGGCAGCACCTGTTGTTAAGGCATCTGTTCCTCCTGCACAG GAAAAGAAGAAACCTGATGCGGTTCCTGAGAAGACTAAAGATCTTCCTAAG GAAACAAAGAAGCCTGATGCGGTTCCTGAGAAGACTAAAGACGTTCCCAAG GAAACAAAGAAGCCTGCTGGGGTTCCTGAGAAGACTAAAGACGTTCCCAAG CATAAAGtggatgaattttcagcactgGATGCTCTGGCAGGTGATTTCGTGGCTCCCGCACAGTCTGCTTCTAAG GTTTCTTCAGCTGCTCCTAAAAACGTTATCCCTCCAGGCCCTAAGCAAAAACCAGAGACAGATGAG GATGCTTTCAGCGCTCTGGGCGACACACTGGGTGCACCAGAACCACCGAAAAAACAACCTGAACTCAAACCTGGGGACATCGTTCAT GAGaaggatgtgacatcagaaaagCGTGCTCGTGACGGGGAGAGAGAGGACACACTCCCACCAGGTTACAGATTCTCAGAGGAAGAGCTTAAGAAATATCCTCCTCCTGAGAAAGAG CCTTCCCTAGACCCTACTGAAGCTCTGGATATTCTGTCTGGAGATTTTACCAGCCCCACTGTCCTATCTGTTCCCACTCCCCCTGTTTGTTCTTCCTCTAAGCCTCCTGCTAAG CATTCAGATTCAGCTTCAGATTTTGCTTTAGATGCTCTTGCAGGTGATTTTGTCGCTCCTTCTTCTGCATCCAAAGTTCAGTCTGCTGTTTCTGGCCCTCCACATGCTGACAGACAG TTGTCAGAAGGTACCTCATCAGCTTTGGATGCCCTCTCAGACACTCTAGGAGACATAAAAGCAGCCCCTGAGCCCGCCCCTGTCCCGCCTAAAGCCATAGTTAAG GAAAAGGATATAGTGGAGGAGAAAGTTAGTAAACCAGGTGAGAGAGACGACAGCCTTCCACCAGAATATAGGTTCTCAGAGGAAGAACGCAAG GCATTTATATCAGCAAAGCAGAAAGACGTCAAACCAAAGCAG ACATCAATCGATGACACAACGGCCCTTGACATGCTGTCTAGTGATTTTTCTGCAGTACCGGCTGTGAAGCCCTCCGCACCTGATGCCAAACACTTCATCCCTGAACCAACACCGCCAACCCATAAG GCAACAGGTCcagtgttggatgagctggcaGGCAAATTGATTCCCAACCTGACTGATCCCAAAGCCAAAGACAGCAAACCAAAG GCAAAGGGGGGCAAACCAAAGTCTAAACCAAAG AAACAGTCAGTAGAAGATTCCTCAGCCACAGACAAGCAGCCCGGTAAAGTGAGCTCAGATGTGGTGCCTTCATCTTCCACAAAGGGCGGAAACAGATAG